A genomic window from Diospyros lotus cultivar Yz01 chromosome 2, ASM1463336v1, whole genome shotgun sequence includes:
- the LOC127795556 gene encoding putative transcription factor bHLH041 isoform X1, giving the protein MDSIFLQPDGARATFLQQLVHAFGCSYICLWFFSSPSSNCLIFTDGFYNELESVNQPSSSTGSLARRLFEEYRKLIFVVDNDRVPGLAFKNRLPFMELKELELQGLASAEAQLQFYQEARIKRAIFMGCNAGEIELGMSIDTQDKFIFRRFSQANLEMEMKNWFPDDFSGKKPIREFPILADQNRPSSSSSSLRSLSMESQEFSPFLLNIPSSSLVAEPPKEAPLEQALRPVSSSASISPLHQAMQAFSQIRNAPFPTPETEDAAMTKAILAVLSSPSSSSSSWQQQNLNPPTQKSSAFKRYRSGLVPIAARIQRQNMLKRAITFLRTLNLTRRQERVQGSRPTSTQLHHTISERKRREKLNESFQALRSLLPPGTKKDKASVLASTTQYLTSLKAQVADLSRRNRVLEAQILPRREASGEASRLPTTERLDVRVTGVAESTSEARIVDLQVIVRGDCNMLDLVIRMLEFFKQIRNVSLMSTEADTQVEESSSINRVVFRLNIEGGDWDESAFQEAVRRVVADMAQ; this is encoded by the exons ATGGACTCCATCTTCCTGCAGCCTGATGGAGCTCGCGCCACCTTTCTCCAGCAACTAGTTCACGCCTTTGGCTGCTCTTACATCTGCCTCTGGTTTTTCTCCTCCCCAAGTTCCAa CTGTTTGATTTTCACGGACGGATTCTACAACGAGTTGGAGAGCGTCAACCAGCCAAGCTCCTCCACCGGAAGCCTAGCCCGCCGGCTTTTCGAGGAATACCGGAAACTCATCTTCGTGGTCGACAACGA CCGAGTTCCAGGCCTTGCTTTCAAGAACAGGCTTCCATTCATGGAGCTCAAGGAACTGGAGCTTCAAGGTCTAGCCTCCGCCGAAGCCCAGCTCCAATTCTAtcag GAAGCTAGGATTAAG AGAGCGATTTTCATGGGTTGCAATGCCGGAGAAATTGAACTCGGCATGTCCATTGACACTCAA GACAAGTTCATATTCAGAAGGTTTTCACAGGCGAACTTGGAAATGGAGATGAAGAACTGGTTCCCGGACGATTTCTCCGGGAAGAAACCCATCCGAGAATTCCCAATTCTGGCTGATCAGAACAGgccttcttcatcttcttcttcgctCAGATCGCTGTCCATGGAGAGCCAAGAGTTCTCGCCATTTCTCCTCAACATTCCGAGCTCTTCCCTTGTTGCAGAGCCGCCCAAAGAAGCTCCATTGGAGCAAGCTCTGAGACCagtttcttcttctgcttcaatCAGTCCAttgcatcaagccatgcaagcCTTCAGCCAAATCCGAAACGCTCCATTTCCAACGCCTGAAACTGAAGATGCCGCCATGACAAAGGCCATTCTCGCCGTTCTCTCTtcgccttcttcttcctcttcttcctggCAGCAACAAAACCTTAATCCTCCGACCCAAAAGAGCAGTGCGTTCAAGCGATACAGGTCGGGTTTAGTCCCGATTGCAGCCAGAATTCAGAGACAAAATATGCTTAAGCGAGCGATCACATTCCTTAGAACCCTAAATTTGACGAGGAGGCAAGAAAGGGTTCAAGGCAGCCGCCCCACGAGCACGCAGTTGCACCATACGATATCGGAGAGGAAGAGACGCGAGAAGCTCAACGAAAGCTTTCAAGCACTTAGATCCCTTCTTCCTCCCGGAACAAAG AAAGACAAAGCATCAGTGCTTGCAAGCACCACCCAGTACTTGACTTCTTTGAAAGCTCAAGTGGCCGATCTTTCCCGAAGAAACCGGGTACTAGAAGCACAGATTTTGCCAAGACGAGAAGCAAGTGGAGAAGCGAGTCGACTGCCCACAACAGAGAGGCTAGATGTTCGAGTTACAGGTGTTGCTGAATCGACATCAGAAGCTCGAATCGTGGACTTGCAAGTGATCGTCAGAGGAGACTGTAACATGCTGGATCTGGTGATCCGAATGCTCGAGTTCTTCAAGCAGATTAGGAATGTCAGCTTAATGTCCACGGAAGCTGACACCCAAGTGGAGGAATCAAGCTCTATTAATCGGGTCGTCTTCAGATTGAACATTGAG GGAGGTGATTGGGACGAATCGGCTTTCCAAGAAGCTGTGAGAAGAGTGGTTGCTGACATGGCACAGTGA
- the LOC127795556 gene encoding putative transcription factor bHLH041 isoform X2, with protein sequence MDSIFLQPDGARATFLQQLVHAFGCSYICLWFFSSPSSNCLIFTDGFYNELESVNQPSSSTGSLARRLFEEYRKLIFVVDNDRVPGLAFKNRLPFMELKELELQGLASAEAQLQFYQRAIFMGCNAGEIELGMSIDTQDKFIFRRFSQANLEMEMKNWFPDDFSGKKPIREFPILADQNRPSSSSSSLRSLSMESQEFSPFLLNIPSSSLVAEPPKEAPLEQALRPVSSSASISPLHQAMQAFSQIRNAPFPTPETEDAAMTKAILAVLSSPSSSSSSWQQQNLNPPTQKSSAFKRYRSGLVPIAARIQRQNMLKRAITFLRTLNLTRRQERVQGSRPTSTQLHHTISERKRREKLNESFQALRSLLPPGTKKDKASVLASTTQYLTSLKAQVADLSRRNRVLEAQILPRREASGEASRLPTTERLDVRVTGVAESTSEARIVDLQVIVRGDCNMLDLVIRMLEFFKQIRNVSLMSTEADTQVEESSSINRVVFRLNIEGGDWDESAFQEAVRRVVADMAQ encoded by the exons ATGGACTCCATCTTCCTGCAGCCTGATGGAGCTCGCGCCACCTTTCTCCAGCAACTAGTTCACGCCTTTGGCTGCTCTTACATCTGCCTCTGGTTTTTCTCCTCCCCAAGTTCCAa CTGTTTGATTTTCACGGACGGATTCTACAACGAGTTGGAGAGCGTCAACCAGCCAAGCTCCTCCACCGGAAGCCTAGCCCGCCGGCTTTTCGAGGAATACCGGAAACTCATCTTCGTGGTCGACAACGA CCGAGTTCCAGGCCTTGCTTTCAAGAACAGGCTTCCATTCATGGAGCTCAAGGAACTGGAGCTTCAAGGTCTAGCCTCCGCCGAAGCCCAGCTCCAATTCTAtcag AGAGCGATTTTCATGGGTTGCAATGCCGGAGAAATTGAACTCGGCATGTCCATTGACACTCAA GACAAGTTCATATTCAGAAGGTTTTCACAGGCGAACTTGGAAATGGAGATGAAGAACTGGTTCCCGGACGATTTCTCCGGGAAGAAACCCATCCGAGAATTCCCAATTCTGGCTGATCAGAACAGgccttcttcatcttcttcttcgctCAGATCGCTGTCCATGGAGAGCCAAGAGTTCTCGCCATTTCTCCTCAACATTCCGAGCTCTTCCCTTGTTGCAGAGCCGCCCAAAGAAGCTCCATTGGAGCAAGCTCTGAGACCagtttcttcttctgcttcaatCAGTCCAttgcatcaagccatgcaagcCTTCAGCCAAATCCGAAACGCTCCATTTCCAACGCCTGAAACTGAAGATGCCGCCATGACAAAGGCCATTCTCGCCGTTCTCTCTtcgccttcttcttcctcttcttcctggCAGCAACAAAACCTTAATCCTCCGACCCAAAAGAGCAGTGCGTTCAAGCGATACAGGTCGGGTTTAGTCCCGATTGCAGCCAGAATTCAGAGACAAAATATGCTTAAGCGAGCGATCACATTCCTTAGAACCCTAAATTTGACGAGGAGGCAAGAAAGGGTTCAAGGCAGCCGCCCCACGAGCACGCAGTTGCACCATACGATATCGGAGAGGAAGAGACGCGAGAAGCTCAACGAAAGCTTTCAAGCACTTAGATCCCTTCTTCCTCCCGGAACAAAG AAAGACAAAGCATCAGTGCTTGCAAGCACCACCCAGTACTTGACTTCTTTGAAAGCTCAAGTGGCCGATCTTTCCCGAAGAAACCGGGTACTAGAAGCACAGATTTTGCCAAGACGAGAAGCAAGTGGAGAAGCGAGTCGACTGCCCACAACAGAGAGGCTAGATGTTCGAGTTACAGGTGTTGCTGAATCGACATCAGAAGCTCGAATCGTGGACTTGCAAGTGATCGTCAGAGGAGACTGTAACATGCTGGATCTGGTGATCCGAATGCTCGAGTTCTTCAAGCAGATTAGGAATGTCAGCTTAATGTCCACGGAAGCTGACACCCAAGTGGAGGAATCAAGCTCTATTAATCGGGTCGTCTTCAGATTGAACATTGAG GGAGGTGATTGGGACGAATCGGCTTTCCAAGAAGCTGTGAGAAGAGTGGTTGCTGACATGGCACAGTGA
- the LOC127795556 gene encoding putative transcription factor bHLH041 isoform X3, with protein MDSIFLQPDGARATFLQQLVHAFGCSYICLWFFSSPSSNCLIFTDGFYNELESVNQPSSSTGSLARRLFEEYRKLIFVVDNDRVPGLAFKNRLPFMELKELELQGLASAEAQLQFYQEARIKRAIFMGCNAGEIELGMSIDTQANLEMEMKNWFPDDFSGKKPIREFPILADQNRPSSSSSSLRSLSMESQEFSPFLLNIPSSSLVAEPPKEAPLEQALRPVSSSASISPLHQAMQAFSQIRNAPFPTPETEDAAMTKAILAVLSSPSSSSSSWQQQNLNPPTQKSSAFKRYRSGLVPIAARIQRQNMLKRAITFLRTLNLTRRQERVQGSRPTSTQLHHTISERKRREKLNESFQALRSLLPPGTKKDKASVLASTTQYLTSLKAQVADLSRRNRVLEAQILPRREASGEASRLPTTERLDVRVTGVAESTSEARIVDLQVIVRGDCNMLDLVIRMLEFFKQIRNVSLMSTEADTQVEESSSINRVVFRLNIEGGDWDESAFQEAVRRVVADMAQ; from the exons ATGGACTCCATCTTCCTGCAGCCTGATGGAGCTCGCGCCACCTTTCTCCAGCAACTAGTTCACGCCTTTGGCTGCTCTTACATCTGCCTCTGGTTTTTCTCCTCCCCAAGTTCCAa CTGTTTGATTTTCACGGACGGATTCTACAACGAGTTGGAGAGCGTCAACCAGCCAAGCTCCTCCACCGGAAGCCTAGCCCGCCGGCTTTTCGAGGAATACCGGAAACTCATCTTCGTGGTCGACAACGA CCGAGTTCCAGGCCTTGCTTTCAAGAACAGGCTTCCATTCATGGAGCTCAAGGAACTGGAGCTTCAAGGTCTAGCCTCCGCCGAAGCCCAGCTCCAATTCTAtcag GAAGCTAGGATTAAG AGAGCGATTTTCATGGGTTGCAATGCCGGAGAAATTGAACTCGGCATGTCCATTGACACTCAA GCGAACTTGGAAATGGAGATGAAGAACTGGTTCCCGGACGATTTCTCCGGGAAGAAACCCATCCGAGAATTCCCAATTCTGGCTGATCAGAACAGgccttcttcatcttcttcttcgctCAGATCGCTGTCCATGGAGAGCCAAGAGTTCTCGCCATTTCTCCTCAACATTCCGAGCTCTTCCCTTGTTGCAGAGCCGCCCAAAGAAGCTCCATTGGAGCAAGCTCTGAGACCagtttcttcttctgcttcaatCAGTCCAttgcatcaagccatgcaagcCTTCAGCCAAATCCGAAACGCTCCATTTCCAACGCCTGAAACTGAAGATGCCGCCATGACAAAGGCCATTCTCGCCGTTCTCTCTtcgccttcttcttcctcttcttcctggCAGCAACAAAACCTTAATCCTCCGACCCAAAAGAGCAGTGCGTTCAAGCGATACAGGTCGGGTTTAGTCCCGATTGCAGCCAGAATTCAGAGACAAAATATGCTTAAGCGAGCGATCACATTCCTTAGAACCCTAAATTTGACGAGGAGGCAAGAAAGGGTTCAAGGCAGCCGCCCCACGAGCACGCAGTTGCACCATACGATATCGGAGAGGAAGAGACGCGAGAAGCTCAACGAAAGCTTTCAAGCACTTAGATCCCTTCTTCCTCCCGGAACAAAG AAAGACAAAGCATCAGTGCTTGCAAGCACCACCCAGTACTTGACTTCTTTGAAAGCTCAAGTGGCCGATCTTTCCCGAAGAAACCGGGTACTAGAAGCACAGATTTTGCCAAGACGAGAAGCAAGTGGAGAAGCGAGTCGACTGCCCACAACAGAGAGGCTAGATGTTCGAGTTACAGGTGTTGCTGAATCGACATCAGAAGCTCGAATCGTGGACTTGCAAGTGATCGTCAGAGGAGACTGTAACATGCTGGATCTGGTGATCCGAATGCTCGAGTTCTTCAAGCAGATTAGGAATGTCAGCTTAATGTCCACGGAAGCTGACACCCAAGTGGAGGAATCAAGCTCTATTAATCGGGTCGTCTTCAGATTGAACATTGAG GGAGGTGATTGGGACGAATCGGCTTTCCAAGAAGCTGTGAGAAGAGTGGTTGCTGACATGGCACAGTGA
- the LOC127795556 gene encoding putative transcription factor bHLH041 isoform X4 translates to MDSIFLQPDGARATFLQQLVHAFGCSYICLWFFSSPSSNCLIFTDGFYNELESVNQPSSSTGSLARRLFEEYRKLIFVVDNDRVPGLAFKNRLPFMELKELELQGLASAEAQLQFYQRAIFMGCNAGEIELGMSIDTQANLEMEMKNWFPDDFSGKKPIREFPILADQNRPSSSSSSLRSLSMESQEFSPFLLNIPSSSLVAEPPKEAPLEQALRPVSSSASISPLHQAMQAFSQIRNAPFPTPETEDAAMTKAILAVLSSPSSSSSSWQQQNLNPPTQKSSAFKRYRSGLVPIAARIQRQNMLKRAITFLRTLNLTRRQERVQGSRPTSTQLHHTISERKRREKLNESFQALRSLLPPGTKKDKASVLASTTQYLTSLKAQVADLSRRNRVLEAQILPRREASGEASRLPTTERLDVRVTGVAESTSEARIVDLQVIVRGDCNMLDLVIRMLEFFKQIRNVSLMSTEADTQVEESSSINRVVFRLNIEGGDWDESAFQEAVRRVVADMAQ, encoded by the exons ATGGACTCCATCTTCCTGCAGCCTGATGGAGCTCGCGCCACCTTTCTCCAGCAACTAGTTCACGCCTTTGGCTGCTCTTACATCTGCCTCTGGTTTTTCTCCTCCCCAAGTTCCAa CTGTTTGATTTTCACGGACGGATTCTACAACGAGTTGGAGAGCGTCAACCAGCCAAGCTCCTCCACCGGAAGCCTAGCCCGCCGGCTTTTCGAGGAATACCGGAAACTCATCTTCGTGGTCGACAACGA CCGAGTTCCAGGCCTTGCTTTCAAGAACAGGCTTCCATTCATGGAGCTCAAGGAACTGGAGCTTCAAGGTCTAGCCTCCGCCGAAGCCCAGCTCCAATTCTAtcag AGAGCGATTTTCATGGGTTGCAATGCCGGAGAAATTGAACTCGGCATGTCCATTGACACTCAA GCGAACTTGGAAATGGAGATGAAGAACTGGTTCCCGGACGATTTCTCCGGGAAGAAACCCATCCGAGAATTCCCAATTCTGGCTGATCAGAACAGgccttcttcatcttcttcttcgctCAGATCGCTGTCCATGGAGAGCCAAGAGTTCTCGCCATTTCTCCTCAACATTCCGAGCTCTTCCCTTGTTGCAGAGCCGCCCAAAGAAGCTCCATTGGAGCAAGCTCTGAGACCagtttcttcttctgcttcaatCAGTCCAttgcatcaagccatgcaagcCTTCAGCCAAATCCGAAACGCTCCATTTCCAACGCCTGAAACTGAAGATGCCGCCATGACAAAGGCCATTCTCGCCGTTCTCTCTtcgccttcttcttcctcttcttcctggCAGCAACAAAACCTTAATCCTCCGACCCAAAAGAGCAGTGCGTTCAAGCGATACAGGTCGGGTTTAGTCCCGATTGCAGCCAGAATTCAGAGACAAAATATGCTTAAGCGAGCGATCACATTCCTTAGAACCCTAAATTTGACGAGGAGGCAAGAAAGGGTTCAAGGCAGCCGCCCCACGAGCACGCAGTTGCACCATACGATATCGGAGAGGAAGAGACGCGAGAAGCTCAACGAAAGCTTTCAAGCACTTAGATCCCTTCTTCCTCCCGGAACAAAG AAAGACAAAGCATCAGTGCTTGCAAGCACCACCCAGTACTTGACTTCTTTGAAAGCTCAAGTGGCCGATCTTTCCCGAAGAAACCGGGTACTAGAAGCACAGATTTTGCCAAGACGAGAAGCAAGTGGAGAAGCGAGTCGACTGCCCACAACAGAGAGGCTAGATGTTCGAGTTACAGGTGTTGCTGAATCGACATCAGAAGCTCGAATCGTGGACTTGCAAGTGATCGTCAGAGGAGACTGTAACATGCTGGATCTGGTGATCCGAATGCTCGAGTTCTTCAAGCAGATTAGGAATGTCAGCTTAATGTCCACGGAAGCTGACACCCAAGTGGAGGAATCAAGCTCTATTAATCGGGTCGTCTTCAGATTGAACATTGAG GGAGGTGATTGGGACGAATCGGCTTTCCAAGAAGCTGTGAGAAGAGTGGTTGCTGACATGGCACAGTGA